A stretch of the Acyrthosiphon pisum isolate AL4f chromosome A2, pea_aphid_22Mar2018_4r6ur, whole genome shotgun sequence genome encodes the following:
- the LOC100161207 gene encoding tight junction protein ZO-2 isoform X4, whose product MGLFKKLLWRSSNQHLNSIPPPSVCSSSRKHSRRDSVSTSSRRHRRKKNGDRIVWEFHQVTLNRVPGYGFGIAVSGGRDNPHFANGDPSIAVSDVLKSGPAEGKLMVNDRIMTANGVSLDNVEYGTAVAVLRECGESVTLSLRRRLVLPSNTPHTVRIHLNKTRKKDDFGIVLGSRIFIKEGTKGGDNSLQEGDVLLKINNHSVVDGMTLKEARRLIESAKDKLSLTVRREGSSNGHVLQYSGSSEPTSLHTKENNNYMDGINGSAYPSQNLYVQPPSRTMLEEAKSNLAPRGRSRNPLLDSVSLSQLDRPTSAMDNNTSANNLHNGDLGPTYNHGRSRSGTEDHSEPPRPPPPRPEDYYSTTRQFYEDTLPQKSKHLKPDPRFITFQKEGSVGIRLTGGNEVGIFVTAVQPGSPAFTQGLQPGDKILKVNDMDMKGVTREEAVLFLLSLQDQIHLIVQHRRDQYEQIMNNQRGDSFHIKTHFDYEQPNKGEMSFCKGDVFHVMDTLHNGVVGSWQVFRIGRNNQEVQKGIIPNKARAEELATAQFNATKKEMNASESKGGFFRRRKHNHRRSKSLSKENWDDVVFGDSISKFPAYEKVVLSHTGFVRPVVLFGPISDIAREKLTKDFPDKFLSPQLENNTTDGSKKISGIIRLSAIRDIMDRGKHALLDVTPNAVDRLNYAQFYPIVIMLRADNKQVIKELRAGLPKTAHKSSKKLLEQCQKLEKVWSHVFTSSLTLNGGDAWYRKLRELIDKHQSSPTWVSETKPEENLSDDLLFPMTSLRLSYASSPESDMETSNTTLASPTSTAAASPSAIGSRLVKSSSDPSITTQDDSAIPNYNPPPPYSPSVFKQASYEPPQTLRMAGPPTHTTLMVNGNGPPDLPPRVDRNTKPLHGNRANGQRSATDRLFSPNGMEDIPNYINATPHHQRTHTSSSKQLYDMHNSYDSVSSYDSYGVRMNGGSNGSANLTTTLCSNSQDDLKSGSNNTLGRHHDPYRFTRSTQQPVDTKISDYPKYRPPGGTSGGMIEYATSKPLPLPKSPPQQQSYKPVPPPKPKNYRPPVQQQQQQQQQHQQQYYQPPPAGFQHSKSFSMADSTYSSHISNGMPSSPSKYSSESTDVNTADSGHGSSLDRGYDRRGGNGQQPSQQMDRSHIYYKHHRDPNALDLTQHRDQRGSAFELYKKPSVAGDHRMSNGGDHRMSNGGDHRMSNGGDHRVSNGGGHYNVDALR is encoded by the exons ATGGGGTTGTTTAAAAAACTCTTGTGGCGCAGTtcaaatcaacatttaaattctATCCCGCCCCCGTCAGTGTGTTCGTCTAGTCGAAAGCACAGTAGAAGGGATTCTGTGTCAACGTCTAGTAGAAGACATAGGCGCAAAAAG AATGGAGATCGCATCGTCTGGGAGTTCCATCAAGTTACTTTGAACCGTGTGCCCGGTTACGGGTTCGGAATCGCGGTCAGCGGCGGCCGAGACAATCCTCATTTCGCCAACGGTGACCCGTCGATAGCCGTGTCGGATGTATTGAAGTCCGGTCCCGCCGAAGGAAAGCTCAT GGTTAACGACAGGATAATGACCGCTAACGGCGTGTCACTGGACAACGTCGAATACGGTACGGCAGTTGCTGTGCTGAGGGAATGTGGCGAAAGCGTGACATTGTCGCTGAGACGTCGTCTGGTGTTGCCCTCAAATACACCACACACGGTGCGCATTCATCTGAACAAAACCAGAAAAAAAGACg ATTTCGGAATCGTTTTGGGAAGCAGGATTTTTATCAAAGAAGGAACGAAGGGCGGTGACAACAGTTTACAGGAAGGTGACGTGCTGTTGAAGATCAACAATCATTCGGTGGTGGACGGCATGACGCTCAAAGAAGCCAGGCGACTGATCGAATCGGCCAAAGACAAACTAAGTTTGACTGTGCGCCGAGAAGGGAGCTCCAACGGACACGTTTTACAATATTCCGGTTCGTCCGAACCGACGTCTCTGCACACAAAAG aaaataataactatatggaCGGTATCAACGGGTCGGCATATCCATCTCAAAACTTGTACGTACAACCACCGAGCAGGACCATGCTGGAAGAAGCCAAAAGCAATTTGGCGCCACGTGGACGATCCCGTAACCCTCTGTTGGATTCCGTTTCCCTGAGCCAACTGGACAGGCCCACATCTGCCATGGATAACAACACAtcag ccaaTAATTTGCATAACGGTGATCTGGGACCTACATACAACCATGGCCGTAGTAGAAGTGGCACTGAAGACCATTCGGAACCTCCTCGCCCGCCACCACCAAGACCCGAAG acTATTACAGTACAACTAGACAGTTTTATGAAGATACGTTAcctcaaaaatcaaaacatttaaa ACCTGACCCtcgttttattacatttcaaaaagaAGGATCAGTAGGTATTCGATTGACAGGTGGTAACGAGGTTGGTATATTTGTCACTGCCGTTCAGCCAGGAAGTCCGGCATTTACCCAAGGTCTGCAACCAGGAGACAAGATACTAAAAGTGAACGATATGGATATGAAAGGTGTGACTCGTGAAGAAGCTGTGCTATTCTTGTTGAGCCTTCAAGATCAAATACATCTTATCGTTCAACATAGACGTGATCAATACGAACAAATCATGAACAATCAACGAGGCGATTCATTCCacattaa GACTCATTTTGACTACGAACAGCCCAACAAAGGTGAAATGAGCTTCTGCAAAGGTGATGTGTTCCATGTAATGGACACATTGCACAATGGTGTAGTTGGTTCTTGGCAAGTATTCCGTATTGGAAGAAACAATCAAGAAGTTCAAAAAGGTATAATACCAAATAAGGCTAGAGCTGAAGAACTAGCTACAGCGCAGTTTAATGCTACTAAGAAAGAGATGAACGCTTCAGAAAGTAAAGGAGGTTTCTTTAGACGACGAAAACACAATCACCGCAGATCAAAATCATTGAGCAAG GAAAATTGGGATGATGTGGTGTTCGGGGATAGTATAAGCAAGTTCCCAGCCTACGAAAAAGTGGTATTGAGTCATACAGGATTTGTAAGACCAGTCGTTTTGTTTGGACCAATATCAGATATTGCCCGAGAAAAACTTACCAAAGACTTTCCCGACAAATTCTTATCTCctc AACTTGAAAACAACACTACTGACGGAAGCAAGAAAATCAGTGGTATAATACGTTTAAGTGCTATTCGTGATATCATGGACCGAGGGAAACACGCTTTGTTAGATGTCACCCCAAATGCTGTTGACCGTTTAAACTATGCTCAATTTTATCCAATAGTCATCATGTTGCGTGCCGATAACAAACAAGTGATCAAAGAACTACGTGCTGGGTTACCCAA aacTGCACACAAGAGCAGTAAAAAGCTATTGGAACAATGTCAAAAATTAGAAAAAGTGTGGTCTCATGTATTTACTTCATCACTTACTCTAAATGGAGGAGACGCTTGGTATCGCAAACTTCGAGAACTAATCGATAAACACCAGAGTTCTCCAACTTGGGTCAGCGAGACAaag CCTGAAGAAAACCTGTCTGATGATTTGTTATTCCCGATGACCTCCTTACGTTTGTCATATGCATCATCTCCCGAAAGTGATATGGAGACTAGTAACACAACATTAGCATCCCCAACTTCTACTGCAGCGGCCAGTCCATCTGCAATTGGTTCAAGACTAGTGAAAAGTTCAAGTGATCCAAGTATTACAACTCAGGATGATTCTGCCATTCCTAATTATAATCCACCTCCACCATATTCACCTTCAGTGTTTAAACAG gcgAGTTATGAGCCTCCTCAAACATTACGTATGGCTGGTCCTCCTACTCACACAACATTAATGGTAAATGGTAACGGGCCACCAGATTTACCGCCTCGTGTTGATAGAAACACAAAACCATTGCATGGAAATCGCGCTAATGGTCAAAGATCAGCCACAGATAGATTATTCAGTCCAAACGGTATGGAAGATATACCTAATTACATAAATGCAACTCCCCATCATCAGAGGACTCATACCAGCAGTAGTAAACAA TTGTATGATATGCACAATAGCTATGACAGTGTATCTTCATATGATAGTTATGGTGTACGCATGAATGGAGGTAGCAACGGTAGTGCAAACCTTACAACAACTTTGTGTTCAAACTCTCAGGACGATCTTAAGTCTGGCAGCAATAACACTCTTGGTAGACATCATGATCCTTATAGATTTACTAGATCAACTCAACAGCCAGTTGACACTAAAATATCAGACTATCCAAAATACAG ACCTCCAGGTGGTACCTCTGGAGGTATGATTGAGTATGCCACTAGTAAACCCCTTCCATTGCCAAAATCACCTCCACAGCAGCAATCTTATAAACCTGTACCACCTCCAAAACCTAAAAATTACCGACCACCAGtacagcagcaacagcaacaacaacagcaacatcAACAGCAATATTATCAACCCCCTCCAGCTGGTTTCCAGCACTCAAAATCATTCAGCATGGCAGATAGCACATATTCATCACATATATCCAATGGG aTGCCTTCATCACCTAGCAAGTACTCATCAGAATCAACAGATGTGAATACTGCTGATTCGGGTCATGGTAGTAGCTTAGATAGGGGTTATGATCGACGAGGTGGTAATGGACAACAGCCTTCTCAACAAATGGATCGTAGCCATATATACTACAAACACCATAGAGATCCAAATGCACTGGACTTAACACAACATCGTGACCAACGAGGTAGTGCATTTGAATTGTACAAGAAGCCATCAGTAGCTGGTGATCATAGAATGTCGAATGGAGGTGATCATAGAATGTCAAATGGTGGTGATCACAGAATGTCTAACGGCGGCGATCACAGAGTGTCAAACGGTGGTGGACACTACAATGTAGATGCGCTTCGGTGA
- the LOC100161207 gene encoding tight junction protein ZO-2 isoform X3 — MDHREYGERVSPPLPQQQQQQQLQQQQQQHQQQQQQQQHQQQQHLQQQQPQQPLPPPANHTDQNGDRIVWEFHQVTLNRVPGYGFGIAVSGGRDNPHFANGDPSIAVSDVLKSGPAEGKLMVNDRIMTANGVSLDNVEYGTAVAVLRECGESVTLSLRRRLVLPSNTPHTVRIHLNKTRKKDDFGIVLGSRIFIKEGTKGGDNSLQEGDVLLKINNHSVVDGMTLKEARRLIESAKDKLSLTVRREGSSNGHVLQYSGSSEPTSLHTKENNNYMDGINGSAYPSQNLYVQPPSRTMLEEAKSNLAPRGRSRNPLLDSVSLSQLDRPTSAMDNNTSANNLHNGDLGPTYNHGRSRSGTEDHSEPPRPPPPRPEDYYSTTRQFYEDTLPQKSKHLKPDPRFITFQKEGSVGIRLTGGNEVGIFVTAVQPGSPAFTQGLQPGDKILKVNDMDMKGVTREEAVLFLLSLQDQIHLIVQHRRDQYEQIMNNQRGDSFHIKTHFDYEQPNKGEMSFCKGDVFHVMDTLHNGVVGSWQVFRIGRNNQEVQKGIIPNKARAEELATAQFNATKKEMNASESKGGFFRRRKHNHRRSKSLSKENWDDVVFGDSISKFPAYEKVVLSHTGFVRPVVLFGPISDIAREKLTKDFPDKFLSPQLENNTTDGSKKISGIIRLSAIRDIMDRGKHALLDVTPNAVDRLNYAQFYPIVIMLRADNKQVIKELRAGLPKTAHKSSKKLLEQCQKLEKVWSHVFTSSLTLNGGDAWYRKLRELIDKHQSSPTWVSETKPEENLSDDLLFPMTSLRLSYASSPESDMETSNTTLASPTSTAAASPSAIGSRLVKSSSDPSITTQDDSAIPNYNPPPPYSPSVFKQASYEPPQTLRMAGPPTHTTLMVNGNGPPDLPPRVDRNTKPLHGNRANGQRSATDRLFSPNGMEDIPNYINATPHHQRTHTSSSKQLYDMHNSYDSVSSYDSYGVRMNGGSNGSANLTTTLCSNSQDDLKSGSNNTLGRHHDPYRFTRSTQQPVDTKISDYPKYRPPGGTSGGMIEYATSKPLPLPKSPPQQQSYKPVPPPKPKNYRPPVQQQQQQQQQHQQQYYQPPPAGFQHSKSFSMADSTYSSHISNGMPSSPSKYSSESTDVNTADSGHGSSLDRGYDRRGGNGQQPSQQMDRSHIYYKHHRDPNALDLTQHRDQRGSAFELYKKPSVAGDHRMSNGGDHRMSNGGDHRMSNGGDHRVSNGGGHYNVDALR, encoded by the exons ATGGACCACAGGGAATACGGGGAACGCGTGTCGCCGCCGCTGCctcaacagcagcagcagcaacaactacaacaacaacaacagcagcatcagcaacaacagcaacagcaacaacatcAACAACAGCAACACTTGCAGCAGCAGCAACCGCAACAACCGCTTCCGCCCCCTGCCAACCACACCGATCAG AATGGAGATCGCATCGTCTGGGAGTTCCATCAAGTTACTTTGAACCGTGTGCCCGGTTACGGGTTCGGAATCGCGGTCAGCGGCGGCCGAGACAATCCTCATTTCGCCAACGGTGACCCGTCGATAGCCGTGTCGGATGTATTGAAGTCCGGTCCCGCCGAAGGAAAGCTCAT GGTTAACGACAGGATAATGACCGCTAACGGCGTGTCACTGGACAACGTCGAATACGGTACGGCAGTTGCTGTGCTGAGGGAATGTGGCGAAAGCGTGACATTGTCGCTGAGACGTCGTCTGGTGTTGCCCTCAAATACACCACACACGGTGCGCATTCATCTGAACAAAACCAGAAAAAAAGACg ATTTCGGAATCGTTTTGGGAAGCAGGATTTTTATCAAAGAAGGAACGAAGGGCGGTGACAACAGTTTACAGGAAGGTGACGTGCTGTTGAAGATCAACAATCATTCGGTGGTGGACGGCATGACGCTCAAAGAAGCCAGGCGACTGATCGAATCGGCCAAAGACAAACTAAGTTTGACTGTGCGCCGAGAAGGGAGCTCCAACGGACACGTTTTACAATATTCCGGTTCGTCCGAACCGACGTCTCTGCACACAAAAG aaaataataactatatggaCGGTATCAACGGGTCGGCATATCCATCTCAAAACTTGTACGTACAACCACCGAGCAGGACCATGCTGGAAGAAGCCAAAAGCAATTTGGCGCCACGTGGACGATCCCGTAACCCTCTGTTGGATTCCGTTTCCCTGAGCCAACTGGACAGGCCCACATCTGCCATGGATAACAACACAtcag ccaaTAATTTGCATAACGGTGATCTGGGACCTACATACAACCATGGCCGTAGTAGAAGTGGCACTGAAGACCATTCGGAACCTCCTCGCCCGCCACCACCAAGACCCGAAG acTATTACAGTACAACTAGACAGTTTTATGAAGATACGTTAcctcaaaaatcaaaacatttaaa ACCTGACCCtcgttttattacatttcaaaaagaAGGATCAGTAGGTATTCGATTGACAGGTGGTAACGAGGTTGGTATATTTGTCACTGCCGTTCAGCCAGGAAGTCCGGCATTTACCCAAGGTCTGCAACCAGGAGACAAGATACTAAAAGTGAACGATATGGATATGAAAGGTGTGACTCGTGAAGAAGCTGTGCTATTCTTGTTGAGCCTTCAAGATCAAATACATCTTATCGTTCAACATAGACGTGATCAATACGAACAAATCATGAACAATCAACGAGGCGATTCATTCCacattaa GACTCATTTTGACTACGAACAGCCCAACAAAGGTGAAATGAGCTTCTGCAAAGGTGATGTGTTCCATGTAATGGACACATTGCACAATGGTGTAGTTGGTTCTTGGCAAGTATTCCGTATTGGAAGAAACAATCAAGAAGTTCAAAAAGGTATAATACCAAATAAGGCTAGAGCTGAAGAACTAGCTACAGCGCAGTTTAATGCTACTAAGAAAGAGATGAACGCTTCAGAAAGTAAAGGAGGTTTCTTTAGACGACGAAAACACAATCACCGCAGATCAAAATCATTGAGCAAG GAAAATTGGGATGATGTGGTGTTCGGGGATAGTATAAGCAAGTTCCCAGCCTACGAAAAAGTGGTATTGAGTCATACAGGATTTGTAAGACCAGTCGTTTTGTTTGGACCAATATCAGATATTGCCCGAGAAAAACTTACCAAAGACTTTCCCGACAAATTCTTATCTCctc AACTTGAAAACAACACTACTGACGGAAGCAAGAAAATCAGTGGTATAATACGTTTAAGTGCTATTCGTGATATCATGGACCGAGGGAAACACGCTTTGTTAGATGTCACCCCAAATGCTGTTGACCGTTTAAACTATGCTCAATTTTATCCAATAGTCATCATGTTGCGTGCCGATAACAAACAAGTGATCAAAGAACTACGTGCTGGGTTACCCAA aacTGCACACAAGAGCAGTAAAAAGCTATTGGAACAATGTCAAAAATTAGAAAAAGTGTGGTCTCATGTATTTACTTCATCACTTACTCTAAATGGAGGAGACGCTTGGTATCGCAAACTTCGAGAACTAATCGATAAACACCAGAGTTCTCCAACTTGGGTCAGCGAGACAaag CCTGAAGAAAACCTGTCTGATGATTTGTTATTCCCGATGACCTCCTTACGTTTGTCATATGCATCATCTCCCGAAAGTGATATGGAGACTAGTAACACAACATTAGCATCCCCAACTTCTACTGCAGCGGCCAGTCCATCTGCAATTGGTTCAAGACTAGTGAAAAGTTCAAGTGATCCAAGTATTACAACTCAGGATGATTCTGCCATTCCTAATTATAATCCACCTCCACCATATTCACCTTCAGTGTTTAAACAG gcgAGTTATGAGCCTCCTCAAACATTACGTATGGCTGGTCCTCCTACTCACACAACATTAATGGTAAATGGTAACGGGCCACCAGATTTACCGCCTCGTGTTGATAGAAACACAAAACCATTGCATGGAAATCGCGCTAATGGTCAAAGATCAGCCACAGATAGATTATTCAGTCCAAACGGTATGGAAGATATACCTAATTACATAAATGCAACTCCCCATCATCAGAGGACTCATACCAGCAGTAGTAAACAA TTGTATGATATGCACAATAGCTATGACAGTGTATCTTCATATGATAGTTATGGTGTACGCATGAATGGAGGTAGCAACGGTAGTGCAAACCTTACAACAACTTTGTGTTCAAACTCTCAGGACGATCTTAAGTCTGGCAGCAATAACACTCTTGGTAGACATCATGATCCTTATAGATTTACTAGATCAACTCAACAGCCAGTTGACACTAAAATATCAGACTATCCAAAATACAG ACCTCCAGGTGGTACCTCTGGAGGTATGATTGAGTATGCCACTAGTAAACCCCTTCCATTGCCAAAATCACCTCCACAGCAGCAATCTTATAAACCTGTACCACCTCCAAAACCTAAAAATTACCGACCACCAGtacagcagcaacagcaacaacaacagcaacatcAACAGCAATATTATCAACCCCCTCCAGCTGGTTTCCAGCACTCAAAATCATTCAGCATGGCAGATAGCACATATTCATCACATATATCCAATGGG aTGCCTTCATCACCTAGCAAGTACTCATCAGAATCAACAGATGTGAATACTGCTGATTCGGGTCATGGTAGTAGCTTAGATAGGGGTTATGATCGACGAGGTGGTAATGGACAACAGCCTTCTCAACAAATGGATCGTAGCCATATATACTACAAACACCATAGAGATCCAAATGCACTGGACTTAACACAACATCGTGACCAACGAGGTAGTGCATTTGAATTGTACAAGAAGCCATCAGTAGCTGGTGATCATAGAATGTCGAATGGAGGTGATCATAGAATGTCAAATGGTGGTGATCACAGAATGTCTAACGGCGGCGATCACAGAGTGTCAAACGGTGGTGGACACTACAATGTAGATGCGCTTCGGTGA